The genomic stretch ATTCAAAGCAAACCATTGCGAACCTAATTAGTGCATACAATGATCTTGTAAGCACTTATAAGTCCATGACTGCAAACCCAAGCAATTCCAGTGCAAACAAGCTAGGGACATTTGCTAACTCACCAACAGTTTTATCTTTTATTGGTGATATAAAGTCTAAACTTTCGAGTGGGGCAACTTATGGCAGTCCTGATCCTGTAACTGGTAAATTAAGCACTATTAGTTTGAGCGCCATGGGAATGGATTTGCAGCTTGATGGAACAATAAAGTTTAATGATGCAGCTTATGCTTTGGCTAGCAACAAAGGGTTGCAAAGTATTTTATCGGCAGGGGTCAAAATTGGAGGGGTTACAGGTACGCTATCTTCCAACCCCAGAGTTACAACAACGCAAGGCACCGCTTCAAGTAATGAGTCTGCTAGTGTTGCATTTAGTTCAATGTCGCCAAACGAAACCCTATCTTTTGCTGGATTAACTTTTAAGGCTGGATCCAGTGGAGCGAGCGCAGCGCAAGTGGCATCTGCATTTTCGTCACTCTCGCCAGCAGGTACCACAGCAGACAGCTTTAACAGCAGCAAATCTCTTAGTGCATTAACTGGTGGAACCTTTACATCTGGAGTTTTAACGGGATGGTCTAGTGCAGGAGCGATTGGCACCTCCGTTGTTTTCACAAGCACAACTTCAAATGCTGATGTTGCTGATTTAACCTCGACACAAACTGCTGGAACTACAGATCTACTGGCATTTATTAACTCGCAAGTTGGCACAAATGGCGTTTTGTCCTTGGAGATACTGGCCAAAACAACTGCATCTAGTAACTTAACGAAGCATCAGGCTGATTTGCAAGCGCGACTGCTAACAATTCAAAATAATCTAACTGCCCAATACTCAGCTTTAAATGCACTTTTATATCAGCTAAGCTCAACAAGTACTGCCTTATCAAGCGCATTTACTGCTTTGACCAACAGTCAAAGCAGTAATTAATGATTGGCGTGCTATCTACGGGGAATTATTAGTGATGAATAAATCTGCTCGCGCCTATGCTGCAAATGAAGTGCTTACTGGGGTTAATGGCTCAGACGCAGGTCAACTGATTGTTCTAGTTTATGAACGAGTCTTTGATCATTTGAAATTAGCCAAGAATGCTCTGGATAATGGCGAGTATGGAATTGAATCTTTTACTAAAGCTCATGACCTTATTCAGCAGGGTTTGTTGGCATGCCTTGATTACGAAGGTGGAGGTGAAGTTGCTTTAAGTCTCGGTGCTGTATATGAATGGACTTTACGTGAGATTTTAAGTGCACGATTAAATAAATCCCCTGAGAAAGTTCAAGAGATTTTGGATGTATTGTGGCCGCTATATGAAGCATGGTTGGTTTTGGCTCCAAAAGATGAAATAGTACATTTGGTTTCAACTTCAAGTGTTGAAGTCAATATTTCTCAGGCCACACATTACTAGAATTAATTTGGTGCTGTCGTGCTATCAGAGATATGATGGCTAGCATCATTAACATTAGCGAGGATTGAGTATGGCCATACCAATTCCCTCGAATTTACCCATCAATCCTGTGGTGGATTACCACCGCAATGATTTAATTACCCCTCCATCTGCACCAGCGGTTGTCGAGAGTCTTGGTGCAATCGACCCCCGGGTAGCATTAAAGATGCCCTTACCAGTTGGGGATTCATCTGCTAGCGCCGCTATGCACGATGCATTGCAGAATGCCGCTGCTAGAGCGGGTGCCGCTGTTGCATCTGAGCCCAATGTTGATCAGGCAGTCTTCTTAGAGCTTTCATCTATGACCGGTGATCTGGCAGAGGCCTCAGGTAATCCGTCTCAAGCTCGAGTAACGAGTTTGTTATCCCAGAGCCTGGCGCGCATGGATACCCTGGGTGGTGCTGCACTTGGGCAGCTGCTCTCAGATATCTTGGCGGTTGATGTGCCTCAGCTTGGCAAGTCCATTACTACAGATGCAAAGGCTGCTATAGCTCAAAATGCTGTGGTTAATTGGCCTGGAGCTAGTACTCAAACCCCACTTGTTAATGTCGCGGATCCTAAATTGGCAATGGCGACTTTGTATCAAAATCTGCAGAGCTCAGGAATATTTGCAGCTGATCAGCTCAAGCGCTTATTGTTTCCTGCAAGTGAGGAAGACGGAGCACCATTAGCCACCAGTAACAGTGTTGAGACTGAAACCGCAAATTTAGTTAACCAGCTTTCAACAGACTCACCGGCAGTACGAGACTCAGTCAAATTACTTTTGCGCGGAGATATTCTCTGGCAAGGGCAACTGATGCCAAACGTCCAAGGGCGCTTATATCGCGAGGATGCATGGGAAGCAGATCCAGATCAGCCTGGGCAATTACAAAAAGGTAGCCGCATCACGATGGAAGTTACTTTGCCAAACTTGGGCCCATTTAAAGTTGTCGGCACTCAGTTTGGCGAAAGTGTGCACGTAGCAGTAGAAGGTACTCCTGAGGCGCAAAGCACCCTGACAAATGCTTTTTCAGATTTGCTAGAACAAATACGCGCGCAAGTTGATCCTGATACCAAAGTCAGCCTAAAGGGTGGGGGATCATCCAATGGATGAGAAAAAGATCCGTAAAGCAGTTGCGCTTGCCTATGAGGTCAATAGCGCTGCACCACGCATTACCGGACAAGGTGAGGGCTTTGTGGCCGAAGCCATTTTGGCCAGGGCAAAAGAATTTGGTATTCCAACCAAAACAGAGCCAGAGCTAGTGGAGTTTTTAATGCAACTCAAACTGAATGAATTAGTGCCCCCTAAACTCTATGCTGCAGTGGCTGAAGTGCTGGCTTGGGCCTATGAGGTGGATGGCAAAACCGTACCCAATCCAAATAACATTCCGATAGATTCTCGATAAGAGATCTTGGTAATAAAAAAGCCCAGTTGAACTGGGCTTTTGCTTGTCTGGGGGCTTGGACTACTTAAACTTGTAAGTTAGTCACTTCTTTGTAAGCATCCACCAATCTGTTACGAACGGCAATCATCCCTTGCAAGGAAAGGTTGGCTTTTTGGAGGGAGACGATCACGTCTTCCAGTGAGGTATCTGATGCACCAGTTGCGAAAGACTGGGCTTTAGCTTGAGCACTATTTTGGGCGGTATTAACATTTTCAATGGCGTTTTTGAGAACTGCAGAGAAATCAACACCATTGCCAGCTTGGTTATCAGTAGCGACAGGCTGACCACTGGCTGCAGCGGCTAATGCCTGCATCCGGGTAATCATCGAATCTACGCTGGTTGTTGTGCTCATGCGCCTAATTATCTAACAAAAACAATCAAAATACTCATTCATTTAGAAAGCCAGCTTCTTTATAGGCTTTCAGCTTGTAGCGTAATGCCCTTGCTGAGATACCTAATACTTCTACGGCTTTCGTTCTATTTCCATTTACTTCTGCCAAAACCTTGAGAATGTGCTCACGCTCAACCGACTCAATATCCTGACTCACTTCACCCTTAAATAATGCAATTTCTGTGCCATTTTGGGGCATATTGCTATCTGGAGCTGGATTTATTGCTGCTTTTGGGGAGTGATCGACTGTGGCTGTGTGGGTCAGTTGGGAGTCATCCAGCTCCAAGTCTTCCGCATAGATTTGATCCCCGTCTGCCAATAAAACCGCTCTTTGGATAATGTTCTCAAGTTCGCGGACATTGCCAGGCCAAGGGTACTTTTGTAAAAGAGCTCTGGCTGCCACACTCAGGGTAAGCGAATCACGACCAATATTTACGCTATAGCGTTTGAGAAAGAACTCCGCTAGGGGAATGATATCCAGCGGACGGTTACGCAATTCCAGAACATGAATCGGGAATACGTTTAGGCGGAAGTACAAATCCTCCCTGAACTTGCCTGCCTTGACTTGCTCCTGAAGATTGAGGTTAGTAGCTGCAATGATTCGCACATCTGCCTGAATCGAATCCGTAGATCCAATGCGTTCAATCATTTTGTCTTGCAATACGCGCAATAGTTTGGCTTGAAGCGGTGCTGGCATTTCTCCAATTTCATCTAAGAAGAGAGTGCCTTTATGAGCTTGCTCAAATTTACCTGCTTGTGATTTGGTAGCGCCAGTAAATGAACCTTTTTCATGACCGAACAAAATCGATTCCAGCAAAGTCTCTGGAATGGCAGCACAGTTAATCGCTACGTAAGGACCTTTTGCGCGCTTAGATGTTTTATGAATGTGATGCGCAATTACTTCTTTACCTGCACCAGATTCACCTGTCACTAAAACGCTCGTATCGGTTGCAGCTACTCGTTCACATCTTGTGAAGGTAGCAATACTTTGTGGATCTACGGCAATCACGTTGTGTTCAGCAGGTCGAATCTGTGAGCCCACTTCTTTAGTTTTTGGCGTGGCTTCTACTAGAGCAGATGCTTCAGGTGTGCTTGCAGAATTCGTTTCTGGTGGGTAATAGCGAGAAATAATTTCAATGAGTTGTTGTGGCACAAAAGGCTTAATCAGAAAGTCTCTTGCACCTGCTTTCAGTGCCTCGACAGCAAGCTTGGTATCGGCAAAGGCAGTCATGATGACCACTGGTAAATCGGGGCATTCTGTTTGTGCAATCTTGAGCAGATCTAAGCCGGTCATGCCAGGCAGCTTGTAGTCTGTAACCAATACAGTCTTGAGCCCAGGGCGTAAGAGGGGCACTACTGTCTCAGCTCTTTGGTGGGTCACAAAGTCAATATTTTTCATGCGCAGCGTGACTGCAATAGCCTCTCTGAGGTCTTCATCATCCTCAACCAGAATCACAGGGAAACGTTGATCAATAGCGTCATTCATTTCAATAGTTCGTTTCTCAGTATTTATTGTTGCGTGATGGGTAAGGTAATCTTGAAGACTGCACCGTGCTTGGTGTTGTGAACGGCAATCGTTCCACGGTGGGCATCTAAAGTATTTTTGGCGATCGATAGACCAAGACCAGTGCCATTAGCGCTGGTAGTAGAGAAGGGCTCAAACAAGGAGTCAATGATGGTGCTCGCAATACCGGGGCCTTGATCTTCAATGGTGATGATCAATTTCTTTGAATCAATATTTGCAGTCAGTAAGACAGTATCTTGAGGCTGTGAGACTGCTAGTGCGTTTTCAAGAATAGCCACTAATGCATTCGGAATAGATTTTGGTTCTACTAGCAACATGGCTGTCTCAGAAATATTGCACTGAACATTGAGCTTTACTTGCTTTGTTTCAAACAGGGCCTGAATGCTAGCTTGCGCTTCATCAATTAGTTGTTTGGCAGATGTAAGAACAGTTTTGGTGGGGCGATTAGAAATAAATCGCAACATGTCTTGTGAAAGTTTTTCTAGATCAAGTAATTGCTTGCGTAAGCGCAAGGCAAACTCTTTAGCCATCTCTGGCTGCACTTCATCATCACAAAGATGGGATGAATACAGAAGGGCGGTAGCAAGTGGTGTGCGAAATTGGTGTGCAATACCGGCAGCCATCTTGCCCATGGCAGTGAGGCGATTTTCGCGCTGGGTTTCTTGGTGAAGAGCAATGTTGGCGGTAATGTCTTGAATCTGCACAAAGCTACGTATGCCCTCGTCAATGCGAATGACCTGAACCATTTTTTGCGGGGAGTTGCGATCCTCGGCATTACCAATCAGGTACTCTCCAGGGGCAATAGAGGCTTGCCAATCATGTGGCAACTGAAAATGATTGCCTGTGCTTAAGCTAGGTAAGAACTGAAGGACTGCTGGGTTATGAAGCAGAACAATATTGTTCTCGAGCAGTATTACTCCAGCTGGAATGGCATTTAATAGGATCCCTAAGCGCTGATTGGACTTTTGCAACTCGGAGCTGAGTTGATTGATCTTCTCTTGAAGAGCTGCTTGCTGAGTCTCGAGTTTTTGAGATTCCGCATAAAAAATGGCAAATGCTTCCTCTAGGTGCTTAGCAGCTAGAGTGGGATCTTTCTCAGCGGTTATATTGGGGGCTGACTTGGTCAATGTATTTATCTATGGCTAAATGCGTATTAAATGACTTTGGTTTTGTAATAACTAGGGCGGCAAATTTTGCCTCTTTATTCCCATAGAATATCAATATTTAGGGAAAAAAGGCAAAAAGGTTCTATATTTAGTGATATTATGTTTACAGAATTTTTACCTGATTTGACGGAATCGACCCATTGAGCGAAGAGGCAAAGCCCGGAATACAGGAAAGCGAAAAGGATGCAGCAGTAGTCAGCATTGGCTCTAAAGCCGCCTCCGCAGCTATTCCAGCGATGGCCCCATCTAAGGGCAAGGTCAAACTCCCCTCAAAATTAGGCGAACTCCAACAGCGTTTTGGTGCTCTTGGTCTACAACAGCGCCTGATCGTACTTGCTGCACTCTTCCTCTTTATTGCAGTCTTGGTCTTTGTTTCGATTTCCGGCCGAAGTAGGGATGACTACCGCGTACTTTTCTCCAGTATTAACGAGCGTGACGGCGCTGCGATCGTAGCTGCCTTGCAGCAGATGAATGTTCCTTACAAGTTCACAGAAGGTGGTGCTGCTATTTTGGTGCCAGAGTCATCTGTTTATGAAACCCGTTTGCGCCTTGCTGGACAAGGGCTTCCCAAGGCGGGCAACGTTGGTTTTGAGTTGCTTGAAAACCAAAAAATGGGTACCAGCCAGTTTGTAGAGCAGGTGAACTATCAGCGTGGTCTTGAGGGTGAGTTGGCTCGTAGCATTAGCTCATTGGCGCAGGTTAAATCTGCTCGTGTGATGTTAGCCATTCCTAAGCAAACCGCATTTATGCGTGAGCAAGAAAAACCCACTGCATCTGTTGTCGTCACAATGCATCCTGGTCGATTCTTGGATGCTCAGCAAGTTGCTGCCATCACGAATTTAGTAGGTTCTTCAGTGCCTAATCTAGGCCCAGCCAATGTCACTATTGTTGACGCTGAAGGTAGTCTCCTAGCCCCCAATGCCCAACGTTTAATGGGCTTGGATAGCAATCAGTTGAAATATGTAGCGGAACTTGAAGGCGCATTATCTAAGCGGGTTCAGGCCATCTTAGAGCCCGTCACTGGTAAAGAAAATGTACGTGCTCAAGTAACGGTTGATATGGATTTTGGTGAGCTTGAGCGAACCGAAGAAACGTTCGGTCGCAACTCACCACCAAATCAGTCCTCCATTAGAAGTCAGCAAACAAACGAAGCAGCAACACCTGGATCTGCAGCGGCAGGCGTCCCTGGTGCGCTCACCAACCAACCTCCTGGTGGCGGTCAGGCGCCTATTAATGCGGCAGGCGGAGCTGCTGCTGGGCCGCAGAATCTCAATGCACCGCCATCAAGTTCAAGCTCTACTGCTAGCAACATCAAAAAAGACTCAACAATCAACTACGAGTTAGATCGTGCGATTCAGAGAATTAAATCTGAAAAAGGTCAAGTCAGAAGAGTGTCTGCTGGTGTAGTAGTGAACTACAAGCAGCCCACCGGGG from Polynucleobacter sp. AP-Jannik-300A-C4 encodes the following:
- a CDS encoding EscU/YscU/HrcU family type III secretion system export apparatus switch protein, coding for MDEKKIRKAVALAYEVNSAAPRITGQGEGFVAEAILARAKEFGIPTKTEPELVEFLMQLKLNELVPPKLYAAVAEVLAWAYEVDGKTVPNPNNIPIDSR
- the fliE gene encoding flagellar hook-basal body complex protein FliE codes for the protein MSTTTSVDSMITRMQALAAAASGQPVATDNQAGNGVDFSAVLKNAIENVNTAQNSAQAKAQSFATGASDTSLEDVIVSLQKANLSLQGMIAVRNRLVDAYKEVTNLQV
- a CDS encoding PAS domain-containing sensor histidine kinase, whose amino-acid sequence is MTKSAPNITAEKDPTLAAKHLEEAFAIFYAESQKLETQQAALQEKINQLSSELQKSNQRLGILLNAIPAGVILLENNIVLLHNPAVLQFLPSLSTGNHFQLPHDWQASIAPGEYLIGNAEDRNSPQKMVQVIRIDEGIRSFVQIQDITANIALHQETQRENRLTAMGKMAAGIAHQFRTPLATALLYSSHLCDDEVQPEMAKEFALRLRKQLLDLEKLSQDMLRFISNRPTKTVLTSAKQLIDEAQASIQALFETKQVKLNVQCNISETAMLLVEPKSIPNALVAILENALAVSQPQDTVLLTANIDSKKLIITIEDQGPGIASTIIDSLFEPFSTTSANGTGLGLSIAKNTLDAHRGTIAVHNTKHGAVFKITLPITQQ
- the fliF gene encoding flagellar basal-body MS-ring/collar protein FliF, with product MSEEAKPGIQESEKDAAVVSIGSKAASAAIPAMAPSKGKVKLPSKLGELQQRFGALGLQQRLIVLAALFLFIAVLVFVSISGRSRDDYRVLFSSINERDGAAIVAALQQMNVPYKFTEGGAAILVPESSVYETRLRLAGQGLPKAGNVGFELLENQKMGTSQFVEQVNYQRGLEGELARSISSLAQVKSARVMLAIPKQTAFMREQEKPTASVVVTMHPGRFLDAQQVAAITNLVGSSVPNLGPANVTIVDAEGSLLAPNAQRLMGLDSNQLKYVAELEGALSKRVQAILEPVTGKENVRAQVTVDMDFGELERTEETFGRNSPPNQSSIRSQQTNEAATPGSAAAGVPGALTNQPPGGGQAPINAAGGAAAGPQNLNAPPSSSSSTASNIKKDSTINYELDRAIQRIKSEKGQVRRVSAGVVVNYKQPTGVDKDGKPLKPVPYNAKELDQINNLARDAVGFNERRGDSVSVANIPFKVEADVEPPFYKQAGVIELSKEFFKFAIILGSLGIIFFGVVKPLLFPKKMDEALEEQRIEEEFDEKMKAEMAQMDPKARDKRRMEMELLKERQRIAEEEERARLEEERAKLEEDRKRADEEKKQEYDELLKYAQEFVEENPKVVSSIFKEWLADDAEKTNTANAAAANAG
- a CDS encoding sigma-54 dependent transcriptional regulator; protein product: MNDAIDQRFPVILVEDDEDLREAIAVTLRMKNIDFVTHQRAETVVPLLRPGLKTVLVTDYKLPGMTGLDLLKIAQTECPDLPVVIMTAFADTKLAVEALKAGARDFLIKPFVPQQLIEIISRYYPPETNSASTPEASALVEATPKTKEVGSQIRPAEHNVIAVDPQSIATFTRCERVAATDTSVLVTGESGAGKEVIAHHIHKTSKRAKGPYVAINCAAIPETLLESILFGHEKGSFTGATKSQAGKFEQAHKGTLFLDEIGEMPAPLQAKLLRVLQDKMIERIGSTDSIQADVRIIAATNLNLQEQVKAGKFREDLYFRLNVFPIHVLELRNRPLDIIPLAEFFLKRYSVNIGRDSLTLSVAARALLQKYPWPGNVRELENIIQRAVLLADGDQIYAEDLELDDSQLTHTATVDHSPKAAINPAPDSNMPQNGTEIALFKGEVSQDIESVEREHILKVLAEVNGNRTKAVEVLGISARALRYKLKAYKEAGFLNE
- the fliS gene encoding flagellar export chaperone FliS; its protein translation is MNKSARAYAANEVLTGVNGSDAGQLIVLVYERVFDHLKLAKNALDNGEYGIESFTKAHDLIQQGLLACLDYEGGGEVALSLGAVYEWTLREILSARLNKSPEKVQEILDVLWPLYEAWLVLAPKDEIVHLVSTSSVEVNISQATHY